Proteins encoded by one window of Polaribacter haliotis:
- the cdd gene encoding cytidine deaminase: MKKIEISTSAIVFKDISELPKDDKMLMEKAIEARGNAYAPYSKFNVGAALLLENNEIVLGNNQENAAYPSGMCAERVAIWNAGSHFPGVKILKLAITASSTISKVDKPVGPCGACRQTLSEFEINQKQPFELLFMGEVGEVVKTESLLSLLPFSFDSAYL, translated from the coding sequence ATGAAAAAAATAGAAATTAGTACTTCAGCAATTGTTTTTAAAGATATTTCTGAACTTCCTAAAGATGATAAAATGTTGATGGAAAAAGCAATTGAAGCTAGAGGAAATGCATATGCACCTTATTCTAAATTTAATGTTGGAGCAGCTTTACTGTTAGAAAACAACGAAATTGTTTTAGGAAATAACCAAGAAAATGCAGCATATCCATCAGGAATGTGTGCAGAAAGAGTTGCCATTTGGAATGCAGGTTCTCATTTCCCTGGAGTTAAAATTCTAAAATTGGCAATTACTGCAAGTTCAACAATTTCTAAAGTAGATAAACCTGTAGGACCATGTGGAGCATGTAGGCAAACATTATCGGAATTTGAAATTAATCAAAAACAACCTTTCGAACTTTTATTTATGGGAGAAGTTGGCGAAGTTGTAAAAACAGAATCACTTTTATCTTTGTTACCTTTTTCATTTGATAGTGCTTATCTATAA
- the porV gene encoding type IX secretion system outer membrane channel protein PorV, whose product MKKLGLCLLFCVLATVKVTAQSGGITTATPFLLIVPDARSGGMGDVGVATTADAYSLFHNPSKMAFSNRQIKTGITYSPWLRNLTDDIFVGSGSYINRFSENAAWGADFKYFSLGQIDLTDSQGNANGSINPNELVATGAYSLKLSETFAMGVSLKYIRSNLAFNGTNGNNLQPINSFAVDVSGYYQSTEEFYGNFNGRYRFGFNIANIGPKVSYTPGEEDFIPTNLKLGGGFDFILDDYNTISTTVEFTKLLVPTVQDPNNEKGWVEGMFSSFGDAPGGFSEEMKEITYALAAEYLYNNAFALRAGYFHESEDKGNRQYFTMGGGFKTNALNIDLSYLINASDVNNPLENSLRFSLSFDLGEIFEDF is encoded by the coding sequence ATGAAGAAATTAGGATTATGTTTATTGTTTTGTGTTTTAGCAACAGTTAAAGTTACAGCACAATCAGGAGGAATCACAACAGCAACACCATTTTTATTAATTGTACCAGATGCAAGATCTGGAGGAATGGGAGATGTTGGTGTCGCAACAACAGCAGATGCTTATTCGTTGTTTCACAACCCTTCTAAAATGGCATTTAGTAACAGACAAATAAAAACAGGAATTACGTATTCTCCATGGTTACGTAATTTAACAGACGATATTTTCGTAGGAAGTGGATCTTATATTAATAGATTTAGCGAAAACGCAGCTTGGGGTGCAGATTTTAAGTACTTTTCTCTAGGTCAAATCGATTTAACAGACAGTCAAGGAAATGCAAATGGTTCTATTAACCCTAATGAATTAGTAGCAACTGGAGCATATTCTTTAAAGTTAAGTGAAACTTTTGCAATGGGAGTTTCTTTAAAATACATTCGCTCTAATTTAGCATTTAATGGAACAAATGGAAACAATTTACAGCCAATTAACTCTTTTGCAGTAGATGTTTCTGGTTATTACCAATCTACAGAAGAATTTTACGGAAATTTTAATGGACGTTATAGGTTTGGTTTTAATATTGCGAATATTGGACCAAAAGTCTCATATACACCAGGAGAAGAAGATTTTATACCAACAAACCTTAAATTAGGTGGAGGTTTCGACTTTATTTTAGACGATTACAATACAATTTCTACAACAGTAGAATTTACAAAATTATTAGTTCCAACTGTACAGGATCCAAATAACGAAAAAGGTTGGGTAGAAGGTATGTTCAGTTCTTTTGGAGATGCTCCAGGAGGATTTAGCGAAGAAATGAAAGAAATTACTTATGCATTAGCTGCTGAGTATTTATATAATAATGCATTTGCATTAAGAGCAGGTTATTTTCATGAAAGTGAAGACAAAGGAAATAGACAATATTTTACAATGGGTGGAGGTTTTAAAACCAATGCACTAAATATCGATTTGTCGTATTTAATTAATGCTTCTGATGTAAATAATCCTTTAGAAAATTCTTTACGTTTTTCTTTATCATTTGATTTAGGAGAAATTTTTGAAGATTTTTAA
- the porU gene encoding type IX secretion system sortase PorU, which yields MKRILTLFLFTFFIPFSNAQTTSSVLSSGNWFKFSVDTTGVFKIDKNLLQRIGVSTNGLNPKKIHIYGNGGNLLPELNSEFRYEDLQENAILVEGEDDGNFDNSDFILFYAKGPHSWSVDTASKTAKHRQNIYSDKAYYFITVNDTDGKRITTKTTNTNTSSLTINSYDDFTFLEKEELNLLAAGTQWFFDDNFNIENTQKFNIPFTNAVANEPISIRTRGVSNSIASSSMLVKVNGQDIYTIPYSGVNPSFLTKALTSEKTATINNSATSINIEIIYDNGGNPSANAYLDFIEIVGRKNLTANGKQFSFRSFEQFDATGTITFNIQNSNNIFQVWDVSDFISPKLITNESTGNNFSFNDEARAIDKNNKEILREYVVLNQSDFYIPETIENAKVENQNLHALKDINYIVITNSELSSQAQRLADYHQTNSNLTTSVVLLDEIYNEFSSGSSDITGVRDFIKHIYTTNSTADKKLKYVCFFGDASYDYKDRIAGNNNIVPVKLSELSFNLANSYVTDDYFVMLDDNEGTMSPSHTLDVASSRIPVNTNVQAKQVVDKILSYYSKAAFGDWRNTITLLADDIDDPGEEVIQNGVESIADEIKNNKSIFNINKIYVDSYVQENSSGGERYPEVKKAITNAIEKGTLVFDYFGHGGEDGFAAERILEKPQIQEFNNANTLPLLITVTCDFSRFDNPNRITAGELTLWNKNGGAASMITTTREVYISMGQAFNEELIRILFKFPNADLTIPNEDLTISETLMKTKNNYSGSFKFQKFFIYSFGDPAMKLSVPDPNVKITKINGKDISQPLDTLKALSKVRFEGVVVDNSDVVLNNFNGSLSTTVFDKPIDKSTLDNDGYGITMTFDTQDSKLFRGKSTITNGTFTFDFIVPKDIKVAFGKGKLSFYAENGETDKAGFNFDVVVGGINENAPEDTVGPEIQLFMNDESFIDGANTNTSPNLIAVLADSSGINTSITAVDHDIVGVLDGDTSNPIILNDFYQTELNDFTKGKVNYRLRDLAVGPHTLKIKAWDTYNNSSETTLNFVVVSDAILNLENVLNYPNPFVNYTQFWFNHNKPNESLEVQVQVFTVSGKLVKTINRNIQTTGNLSRSISWNGLDDFGNKIGKGVYVYKLRVKSTTSNLVSEKYEKLVILQ from the coding sequence ATGAAAAGAATTTTAACACTATTTTTATTTACTTTTTTTATTCCGTTTTCTAATGCACAAACCACTAGTTCTGTTTTGTCTTCTGGGAACTGGTTTAAATTTTCTGTGGATACTACTGGTGTATTTAAAATTGATAAAAATTTACTACAAAGAATAGGAGTTTCTACAAACGGATTGAATCCTAAAAAAATCCATATTTATGGAAATGGAGGGAACTTATTACCAGAATTAAATAGTGAGTTTAGGTATGAGGATTTACAAGAAAACGCCATTTTGGTAGAAGGTGAAGATGATGGTAACTTCGATAATAGCGATTTTATTCTCTTTTATGCTAAAGGGCCTCATAGTTGGAGTGTAGATACAGCATCTAAAACTGCAAAACATCGTCAGAATATTTATTCGGATAAAGCCTATTATTTTATTACTGTAAATGATACAGATGGTAAAAGAATTACTACAAAAACTACAAATACAAATACGTCTTCTTTAACGATAAATTCATACGACGATTTTACTTTCCTAGAAAAAGAAGAATTGAATCTTTTAGCAGCTGGAACCCAATGGTTTTTCGATGATAATTTTAACATAGAGAATACTCAAAAATTTAATATCCCTTTTACAAACGCGGTTGCAAATGAACCTATTTCCATTAGAACGAGAGGTGTTAGCAACTCTATTGCTTCTTCGTCCATGTTAGTAAAAGTTAATGGACAAGATATTTATACAATTCCTTATTCAGGAGTAAATCCTTCTTTTTTAACCAAAGCTTTAACCTCGGAAAAAACTGCAACTATTAATAATTCTGCAACTTCTATTAATATTGAAATTATTTACGATAATGGAGGAAATCCTTCTGCGAATGCTTATTTAGATTTTATTGAGATTGTTGGAAGAAAGAATTTGACTGCAAATGGTAAACAGTTTTCGTTTAGAAGCTTCGAACAATTTGATGCTACTGGTACTATAACTTTTAATATTCAGAATTCAAATAATATTTTTCAGGTTTGGGATGTTTCCGATTTTATTTCTCCGAAATTAATTACAAACGAAAGCACTGGAAACAATTTTAGTTTTAATGATGAAGCAAGAGCAATAGATAAAAATAATAAAGAAATTTTAAGAGAATATGTAGTTTTAAATCAATCAGATTTTTACATTCCAGAAACCATTGAGAATGCAAAGGTTGAAAATCAAAATTTACATGCTTTAAAAGACATTAATTATATTGTAATTACAAATTCGGAATTGTCTTCTCAAGCTCAAAGGTTGGCAGATTATCACCAAACAAATTCAAATCTAACTACAAGCGTGGTGCTGTTAGATGAAATTTATAATGAATTCTCTTCAGGTTCTTCCGATATTACAGGTGTTAGAGATTTTATAAAACATATTTACACGACAAATTCAACTGCAGATAAAAAATTAAAATATGTTTGTTTTTTTGGGGATGCTTCTTACGATTATAAAGACAGAATTGCTGGCAATAATAATATTGTTCCTGTAAAATTATCTGAATTAAGTTTTAATTTGGCCAATTCTTATGTTACAGACGATTACTTTGTAATGTTAGATGATAATGAGGGTACCATGTCTCCATCACATACTTTAGATGTTGCCTCTAGTAGAATACCCGTAAACACAAATGTACAAGCTAAACAAGTTGTAGATAAGATTTTATCGTATTACAGTAAGGCTGCTTTTGGAGATTGGCGAAACACGATAACACTTTTAGCAGACGATATAGACGATCCAGGAGAAGAGGTTATACAAAATGGAGTAGAATCTATTGCAGATGAAATTAAAAATAACAAGTCAATATTTAATATCAATAAAATTTATGTAGATTCTTATGTGCAAGAAAATTCTTCTGGAGGAGAACGTTATCCCGAAGTAAAAAAAGCAATTACAAATGCAATAGAAAAAGGGACTTTAGTTTTCGATTATTTTGGACATGGAGGAGAAGATGGTTTTGCTGCTGAAAGAATTTTAGAGAAACCTCAAATACAAGAATTTAATAATGCCAATACGTTACCATTACTAATTACAGTTACTTGCGATTTTTCTCGTTTCGATAATCCAAATAGAATTACTGCAGGCGAATTAACTTTATGGAATAAAAATGGAGGTGCAGCAAGTATGATAACTACTACTAGAGAAGTTTACATTTCTATGGGGCAAGCTTTTAATGAAGAGTTAATTCGAATTTTATTTAAGTTTCCAAATGCAGATTTAACAATTCCTAATGAAGATTTAACTATTTCTGAAACTTTAATGAAAACGAAAAATAATTATTCTGGCTCATTCAAATTTCAAAAATTCTTTATTTATTCATTTGGCGATCCAGCAATGAAATTATCCGTTCCAGACCCAAATGTAAAAATCACTAAAATAAATGGCAAAGATATCTCCCAACCTTTAGATACTTTAAAAGCACTATCTAAAGTTCGTTTCGAAGGTGTGGTCGTAGATAACTCCGATGTTGTTTTAAATAATTTTAATGGTTCGTTATCTACAACTGTTTTTGATAAACCTATAGATAAATCTACCTTAGATAACGATGGTTATGGTATTACTATGACTTTTGATACACAAGATAGCAAGTTGTTTAGAGGAAAATCGACGATTACAAACGGAACATTTACTTTCGATTTTATTGTACCCAAAGATATTAAAGTCGCATTTGGTAAAGGAAAGCTAAGCTTCTATGCAGAAAATGGAGAAACAGATAAAGCAGGTTTTAATTTTGATGTGGTCGTTGGTGGTATTAACGAAAACGCTCCAGAAGATACAGTTGGTCCAGAAATTCAATTATTTATGAATGACGAATCTTTTATAGATGGAGCAAATACAAATACATCTCCAAATTTAATTGCAGTTTTGGCAGATTCAAGTGGAATAAACACTTCTATAACAGCTGTAGATCATGATATTGTTGGTGTTTTAGATGGCGATACTTCAAACCCTATTATATTAAACGATTTTTACCAAACAGAATTAAACGATTTTACCAAAGGAAAAGTAAACTATAGATTACGAGATTTGGCAGTTGGCCCACACACTTTAAAAATAAAAGCTTGGGACACATACAATAACTCATCAGAAACTACGTTAAACTTCGTGGTTGTAAGCGATGCAATTTTAAATTTAGAAAACGTTTTAAATTATCCAAATCCTTTTGTAAATTACACCCAGTTTTGGTTCAATCACAATAAGCCAAATGAGTCTTTAGAGGTTCAAGTACAGGTTTTTACAGTTTCTGGTAAATTGGTAAAAACAATCAATCGAAATATCCAAACCACAGGTAATTTATCAAGAAGTATTTCTTGGAATGGATTAGACGATTTTGGAAATAAAATAGGAAAAGGAGTTTATGTTTATAAATTAAGGGTAAAATCTACCACAAGTAATTTAGTTTCCGAGAAATACGAGAAATTAGTAATACTTCAATAA
- the gldJ gene encoding gliding motility lipoprotein GldJ, whose product MKNILKITLIALTTILLANCNRSNAGKSRLTGLSFNDPKNGNYIRSNSFEGQKPPLGMVEIEGGSFTMGQVQDDVMFDWNTTPKKMHVRSFFMDEAEVTNSEYFLYVQYIKDVFPPSEEKYKHIYNSVLPDTLVWRKSLGNTDILAENYFRHPAYADYPVVGVSWLQANEFCKWRTNAVNLKTLIEKGHIENIFERDSVRNFFDTDVFLADDSQLFEGDTTIYKRGVRTRGRSSNAGPNSFQGRKITKADGILQQKFRLPTEAEWEFAAKANIENREYNNIRGRKKYAWDGKYTREKEKRSRGDQLANFKQGRGNYSGLPGWSSDGSDIPIRIKSYPPNAFGLYDMSGNVAEWVADVYRPIIDNEANDFNYFRGNLFTKKMINQDGQVVIVGGETAQVEYDTLPNGRIIPKQLPGSIKYIPITKDDATFRTNFSKAENANIGDGDLNSTRYYEDDEERFASRPSMYNSPKKPMRVRDSITGRDVIATDSKSRTTLISDKTRVYKGGSWSDREYWLDPAQRRYLPEYMATNYIGFRCVTDKLGPMTYKKRKKRTPTR is encoded by the coding sequence ATGAAAAATATCTTAAAAATAACTTTAATTGCTTTAACAACAATACTTTTAGCAAATTGTAATAGATCTAATGCTGGTAAATCTCGTTTAACGGGTTTATCTTTTAATGATCCCAAAAACGGTAATTATATTCGTTCTAATTCTTTCGAAGGTCAAAAACCGCCATTAGGTATGGTTGAGATTGAAGGTGGTAGTTTTACAATGGGGCAAGTTCAAGACGATGTTATGTTCGATTGGAATACAACTCCAAAGAAAATGCACGTTCGTTCGTTTTTTATGGACGAAGCAGAAGTTACAAATTCGGAATACTTTTTATATGTACAATATATAAAAGATGTTTTTCCTCCTTCTGAAGAAAAATACAAACATATTTACAATTCTGTTTTGCCAGACACTTTGGTTTGGAGAAAAAGTTTAGGAAATACAGATATATTAGCAGAAAATTATTTTCGTCATCCTGCATACGCAGATTATCCTGTAGTGGGTGTAAGTTGGTTACAAGCGAATGAATTTTGTAAATGGAGAACAAATGCTGTAAACCTAAAGACATTAATTGAGAAAGGGCATATAGAAAATATTTTTGAAAGAGATTCTGTAAGAAACTTTTTTGATACCGATGTTTTTTTAGCTGATGATTCTCAATTATTTGAAGGAGATACTACTATTTATAAAAGAGGTGTTCGAACAAGAGGGAGGTCTTCTAATGCTGGGCCAAATTCGTTTCAAGGTAGAAAAATTACAAAAGCAGACGGAATTTTACAACAAAAATTTAGATTACCTACAGAAGCTGAATGGGAGTTTGCAGCAAAAGCAAATATTGAAAACAGAGAGTACAACAACATTAGAGGTAGAAAAAAATATGCTTGGGATGGTAAATATACTAGAGAAAAAGAAAAACGCTCTAGAGGAGACCAATTAGCCAACTTTAAACAAGGACGAGGAAACTATAGTGGTTTACCTGGCTGGAGTTCAGATGGATCTGATATTCCAATTCGTATAAAATCATACCCTCCAAATGCATTTGGCTTATATGACATGTCTGGAAATGTCGCAGAATGGGTTGCAGATGTTTACAGACCAATTATAGATAACGAAGCAAATGATTTTAACTATTTTAGGGGTAATTTATTTACCAAGAAAATGATTAACCAAGATGGCCAAGTTGTTATTGTTGGTGGTGAAACTGCACAAGTTGAATATGATACTTTACCAAATGGTAGAATTATACCAAAACAACTTCCAGGATCAATTAAATACATTCCAATAACAAAAGACGACGCTACTTTTAGAACAAATTTCTCTAAAGCCGAAAATGCAAATATTGGAGATGGAGATTTAAACTCTACACGTTATTACGAAGATGACGAAGAAAGATTTGCATCTAGACCTAGTATGTACAATTCTCCAAAAAAACCTATGAGAGTTAGAGATTCTATTACAGGAAGAGATGTTATTGCTACAGACTCTAAAAGTAGAACAACTTTAATAAGTGATAAAACAAGAGTTTATAAAGGTGGTTCTTGGTCCGATAGAGAGTATTGGTTAGATCCTGCTCAAAGAAGATATTTACCAGAATATATGGCTACAAACTACATTGGTTTTAGATGTGTAACAGATAAATTAGGCCCAATGACTTATAAGAAAAGAAAAAAGAGAACACCAACTAGATAA
- a CDS encoding UDP-N-acetylmuramoyl-tripeptide--D-alanyl-D-alanine ligase gives MNIEDIYKRYTEHYLVDTDTRKIRSNTLFFALKGENFNGNEFAEKALELGAKYAIIDEADFEIEGKTILVDNVLETLQNLAKHHRNQLNIPIIGLTGSNGKTTTKELINCVLSEKYKTTATVGNLNNHIGVPLTLLSITTSTEIGIVEMGANHQKEIAFLCSIAQPDFGYITNFGKAHLEGFEGIEGVIKGKSELYKYLIKNNKTAFVNPKDTIQVEKTENCKSVLFSDKIKFLEANPFVKLTYNSNIISSNLIGKYNYTNIVAAITFGNYFNVPDEKITKAIENYSPTNNRSQIIKTNNNKIILDAYNANPSSMKAALDNFSVLKDTRKTVILGDMFELGEDSSKEHQIIVDLCDSYSFKNTFYVGELFYKTKTKNKTFKTFEDLKQHVIKKPLEDQSILIKGSRGMQLERVLDFIN, from the coding sequence ATGAATATAGAAGATATTTACAAACGATATACAGAACACTATTTAGTAGATACAGATACTAGAAAAATTCGTTCTAACACCCTTTTTTTTGCACTAAAAGGAGAGAATTTTAATGGTAATGAATTTGCAGAAAAAGCTTTGGAATTAGGAGCTAAATACGCAATTATAGATGAAGCTGATTTCGAAATTGAAGGTAAAACAATCTTAGTTGATAATGTTTTAGAAACATTGCAAAATTTAGCAAAACATCATAGGAATCAACTTAACATTCCAATTATTGGATTAACAGGTAGCAATGGTAAAACAACTACGAAAGAACTTATAAACTGTGTACTTTCAGAAAAATATAAAACTACTGCCACTGTTGGAAACTTAAACAACCATATTGGAGTTCCGCTAACTTTACTATCGATAACAACAAGTACAGAAATTGGTATTGTTGAAATGGGTGCAAATCACCAAAAAGAAATAGCGTTTTTATGTTCGATTGCTCAACCTGATTTTGGATATATTACTAACTTCGGAAAAGCACATTTAGAAGGTTTTGAAGGAATAGAAGGTGTTATAAAAGGCAAAAGTGAATTGTATAAGTATTTGATTAAAAATAATAAAACTGCTTTTGTAAACCCTAAAGACACTATTCAAGTTGAAAAAACTGAGAACTGTAAGAGCGTACTTTTTTCTGATAAAATTAAGTTTTTGGAAGCAAATCCATTTGTAAAATTAACATATAATTCTAACATTATTTCCAGTAATTTAATTGGAAAATATAATTATACAAATATTGTTGCCGCTATAACTTTTGGTAATTATTTTAATGTTCCTGATGAAAAAATAACAAAAGCAATAGAAAACTACTCCCCAACTAATAATCGTTCTCAAATTATAAAAACAAATAATAATAAAATTATTTTAGACGCCTATAATGCGAATCCATCAAGTATGAAGGCAGCCTTAGATAATTTTTCTGTTTTAAAAGATACACGAAAAACAGTTATTTTAGGAGATATGTTCGAGTTAGGAGAAGATAGCTCTAAAGAGCACCAAATAATAGTAGATTTGTGTGATAGCTATTCATTTAAAAACACATTTTATGTTGGAGAATTATTCTACAAAACTAAAACCAAAAACAAAACCTTTAAAACGTTTGAAGATTTGAAACAACATGTCATAAAAAAACCTCTAGAAGATCAATCTATTTTAATTAAAGGTTCTAGAGGTATGCAATTAGAGAGAGTTCTCGATTTTATTAATTGA